AGAAATCGACATTACAAACTCTGAGAAAGTTGAAAAGGAGGAAGAGGTTATGGAGAAAAGTTTTGAGATACCTCAAGAAATTAAAGATGTATTGGCTGTTTCATCAAATGGTAAGGCTCGGCTTGAAAGGATTCCTCAAGACATGACATCCACAATGGTGGCTCTAAAGTGGTTAGGATTCCTAATAGATCGTGTTGGTATGCAGAATCTCGAAAATATACTGGAGTTCTACTATGAAATCGGCTGGATATCCGAAAACGTCCTGAATACCTTGCTAAGATATGCCAATGGGACTAAACCGCATCATAGGGAACCTAACTGGAGACCCGAAGATAAGTTAACTATTCAAGACCACTTAATTTCACTGTTGTTCATAGAAAGGCTTAGAGGCGTTAGAATAACTCGAGAAATTCTTGACTCAATAGAACGCGAAATGAAGGTGATAAATAGAATCTTAGAGGAAGTGTACGGCGTATAGGGGATTCCAATGGGTTTCAGTGTCTCAGCGTCATTCGCACTTATGTTCACAGTAGCTCTAATTTCCTTTGCTATAATGTACACAGCTATAGACAATACTTATAGTAATGTACTCGATGCAATTGAAGATCATGCCAATGATATAATCATGACTAAATCCTCACAGCTTTATGTATCGCTTTATGATTATACTACCCAGCTTAATGTGTCTGTTTATGATGTTACATTTAACATTACAAATAGCGGCACAACACTCTCTCCACCTCGCTGGAACTTTGTATATGATGGAGTACTAACCTCAAGTAACATTGACATTGAGAACAAACAGTATATTGTACCTGGAGACTCTTTGCTCCTAACAGTACTAAACGTTCCAAAAACTACAGATGTCCATGCTTTAGTTGTGGTTACAGAAACTGGATGCAATCTGAAATTCAAATGGCGATGGATATGGTTGAATCAAACTGCAGGCACGGGAACTGTGGAGGTAATTAATAGTGCATGGTATTGTCCAATGGAGGGATAAACATGGCAAGTAACGTTGCATCAGAACTTATACTCTTCATAGCATCTCTGCTGGTAGCAGGGATGGTTGCTGGAGGATTATACGTTGTAACACAGGATATTTCTGATGGAATAACGGTTAGAGGAAAAGA
Above is a genomic segment from Thermococcus sp. SY098 containing:
- a CDS encoding FlaD/FlaE family flagellar protein; this translates as MITEIEIEERLKKLRGKIPNVLIEDLRERLLSKMDILTPEQVDKIIERILQTYSGQVERLIKLDKRVEEIGKHIEEIRSYLIGKKSMSKDQATLEKIAVEEKLLSNYEEIDITNSEKVEKEEEVMEKSFEIPQEIKDVLAVSSNGKARLERIPQDMTSTMVALKWLGFLIDRVGMQNLENILEFYYEIGWISENVLNTLLRYANGTKPHHREPNWRPEDKLTIQDHLISLLFIERLRGVRITREILDSIEREMKVINRILEEVYGV
- a CDS encoding flagella — translated: MGFSVSASFALMFTVALISFAIMYTAIDNTYSNVLDAIEDHANDIIMTKSSQLYVSLYDYTTQLNVSVYDVTFNITNSGTTLSPPRWNFVYDGVLTSSNIDIENKQYIVPGDSLLLTVLNVPKTTDVHALVVVTETGCNLKFKWRWIWLNQTAGTGTVEVINSAWYCPMEG